A DNA window from Halostella salina contains the following coding sequences:
- a CDS encoding initiation factor 2B, with translation MTDDVAVLLRNGGDVLLCRRDDGTPDDAGEWDVPRAPAGDDPETAAADLAERVVDDATLVRSGRAVDADGGEIRPFLFDCDGDTVELAALPGDPGETVWTTPTELLRRDAVAGAWRAYETVAPTVRSVAADDEHGSAYLSVRALEVLRDRAAVVDAEGGADDAELRDLAARLRRARPSMAALHNRVNRAVAEGDGTPAGVEASADGGIDRARRADDAAASAAADRIDGERVLTLSRSGTVLAALREGPPAELFVAESRPGNEGVGVAAALAETTSVTLHTDAAAAHVLASADVDAVLVGADTVLPDGRVVNKVGTRAVALAAAREGVPLYAVAASDKVATDDEVPLESGDRTAVYDGDAPVDVRNPTFDVTPPDLVDAVITERGALSSDAVGEVADELGDLAVRARE, from the coding sequence ATGACCGACGACGTTGCGGTCCTCCTCCGGAACGGCGGCGACGTACTGCTGTGTCGACGGGACGACGGGACGCCGGACGACGCCGGCGAGTGGGACGTGCCCCGCGCACCGGCCGGCGACGACCCCGAGACGGCGGCCGCGGACCTCGCGGAGCGCGTCGTCGACGACGCGACCCTCGTTCGGAGCGGCCGCGCCGTCGACGCCGACGGCGGCGAAATCAGGCCGTTCCTGTTCGACTGCGACGGGGACACGGTCGAACTCGCGGCGCTCCCCGGCGACCCAGGAGAGACGGTGTGGACGACGCCGACGGAACTGCTCCGTCGCGACGCCGTGGCGGGCGCGTGGCGCGCCTACGAGACCGTCGCGCCGACGGTGCGCTCGGTCGCGGCCGACGACGAGCATGGCTCGGCGTACCTCTCCGTGCGGGCGCTGGAGGTCCTCCGGGACCGCGCCGCGGTGGTCGACGCGGAAGGCGGGGCCGACGACGCGGAACTGCGGGATCTGGCTGCTCGCCTCCGCCGCGCCCGCCCGAGCATGGCGGCGCTGCACAACCGCGTCAACCGTGCCGTCGCCGAGGGCGATGGGACGCCGGCCGGCGTCGAGGCGAGCGCGGACGGCGGGATCGACCGGGCGCGGCGGGCCGACGACGCGGCCGCGAGCGCCGCCGCCGACCGCATCGACGGCGAGCGCGTCCTCACGCTCTCGCGCTCGGGCACCGTCCTCGCGGCGCTCCGCGAGGGGCCGCCCGCCGAACTGTTCGTCGCCGAGTCCCGCCCCGGAAACGAGGGCGTCGGCGTGGCGGCGGCGCTGGCCGAGACGACGAGCGTGACGCTCCACACCGACGCTGCGGCCGCACACGTGCTCGCGAGTGCCGACGTGGACGCCGTGCTGGTCGGCGCGGACACCGTGCTGCCCGACGGACGCGTCGTGAACAAGGTCGGGACCCGTGCCGTCGCGCTCGCCGCGGCCCGGGAGGGCGTGCCGCTGTACGCCGTCGCCGCGAGCGACAAGGTGGCGACTGACGACGAGGTGCCCCTGGAGTCGGGCGACCGCACCGCGGTGTACGACGGCGACGCGCCGGTCGACGTCCGCAACCCGACGTTCGACGTGACGCCGCCGGACCTCGTGGACGCCGTGATCACCGAACGCGGGGCGCTGTCGTCCGATGCGGTGGGGGAGGTGGCCGACGAACTGGGGGACCTGGCAGTGCGAGCGCGGGAGTGA
- a CDS encoding metallophosphoesterase family protein, producing MPEIAVVSDTHVPTRADAIPEWVRDRIAAADHVVHAGDFDAAEAHDEVAELADDLTAVSGNMDPVTLDLPAVATLEAGGATFVVVHGTGAVRNYRERVAGIVADEAESAGAGPPVVGIAGHTHQLLDEAVEANGRTVRLLNPGSATGADPATEATMLTVDVSDGDVAVTVRRE from the coding sequence ATGCCCGAGATAGCCGTCGTCAGCGACACGCACGTGCCGACGCGGGCTGACGCGATTCCCGAGTGGGTCCGCGACCGGATAGCCGCGGCCGACCACGTCGTCCACGCGGGCGATTTCGACGCCGCCGAGGCGCACGACGAGGTGGCGGAGCTAGCCGACGACCTCACCGCCGTCTCCGGGAACATGGACCCCGTGACGCTCGACCTGCCAGCGGTGGCGACCCTGGAGGCGGGCGGCGCGACGTTCGTCGTCGTCCACGGCACCGGCGCGGTGCGGAACTACCGCGAGCGCGTCGCCGGCATCGTCGCCGACGAAGCGGAGAGTGCGGGGGCCGGGCCGCCGGTCGTCGGGATCGCCGGCCACACCCACCAGCTGCTCGACGAGGCGGTCGAGGCGAACGGCCGGACGGTCCGCCTGCTCAACCCCGGGAGCGCGACCGGCGCGGACCCCGCGACGGAGGCGACGATGCTGACCGTCGACGTGTCCGACGGCGACGTGGCCGTGACCGTTCGCCGCGAGTGA
- a CDS encoding coenzyme F420-0:L-glutamate ligase → MELFAVPGLPEVREGDDIAALVEERADLRDDDVVLVASTVVSKAEGRTADLSDFPPGERAEAVAERIEAVTGDEKDPRFAQAVLEESEALLMDEPFLLSKTRFGHVGVNAGIDRSNVPDADLLLLPEDPTASAERIRANLSADAAVVVTDTSGRPFRHGQRGVALGYAGMPASRDWRGETDRDGHELEVTVESVVDELSAAANLVTGEGDGGTPVAVARGWEFGDHGGSDELFRNRESDFVRQALEEWEYEP, encoded by the coding sequence ATGGAACTGTTCGCTGTCCCGGGGTTGCCGGAGGTCCGCGAGGGCGACGACATCGCCGCCCTGGTCGAGGAGCGGGCTGACCTCCGGGACGACGACGTGGTCCTCGTCGCCAGCACGGTCGTCTCGAAGGCCGAGGGCCGGACCGCCGACCTCTCGGACTTCCCGCCCGGCGAGCGCGCCGAGGCGGTCGCCGAGCGCATCGAAGCGGTCACGGGCGACGAGAAGGACCCCCGGTTCGCGCAGGCCGTGCTGGAGGAGAGCGAGGCGCTGCTGATGGACGAGCCCTTTCTGCTGTCGAAGACGCGGTTCGGCCACGTCGGCGTCAACGCGGGCATCGACCGCTCGAACGTGCCCGACGCCGACCTGCTGCTCCTCCCCGAAGACCCGACGGCGAGCGCCGAGCGGATCCGGGCGAACCTCTCGGCCGACGCCGCCGTCGTCGTCACGGACACCAGCGGGCGGCCGTTCCGGCACGGCCAGCGCGGCGTGGCGCTCGGCTACGCCGGGATGCCCGCCAGCCGAGACTGGCGCGGCGAGACCGACCGCGACGGCCACGAACTCGAAGTGACCGTCGAGAGCGTCGTCGACGAACTGTCGGCCGCGGCCAACCTCGTCACCGGCGAGGGCGACGGCGGGACGCCCGTCGCGGTCGCCCGTGGCTGGGAGTTCGGCGACCACGGCGGGAGCGACGAGCTGTTCCGGAACCGGGAGAGCGACTTCGTCAGACAGGCGCTGGAGGAGTGGGAGTACGAGCCATGA